The Nitrospira sp. genome window below encodes:
- a CDS encoding rhodanese-like domain-containing protein, with amino-acid sequence MLSLLLSHSVPEVSVDTLTSQNFHVLDARGYREFEVSHIPGAIWVGYEEVSPTRLAGIDKHAPVAVYCAVGYRSERIAERLREDGYLNVVNVYGGIFEWINTGRSVVTDDGSETDRIHAYSRFWGVWLKRGVHIYD; translated from the coding sequence TTGCTGTCCCTGTTGCTCTCACACAGCGTGCCCGAGGTGTCGGTCGATACCCTTACCTCGCAAAACTTTCACGTACTGGATGCCCGTGGGTACCGGGAGTTCGAGGTGAGTCATATTCCAGGTGCCATCTGGGTGGGGTACGAAGAGGTTTCTCCGACTCGGTTAGCCGGCATCGACAAACACGCGCCTGTGGCGGTCTACTGCGCCGTGGGGTACCGCAGTGAACGGATTGCGGAACGACTACGGGAAGATGGATATCTCAACGTGGTCAACGTCTATGGCGGCATTTTCGAATGGATCAACACAGGGCGCTCGGTCGTGACTGACGATGGTTCCGAAACGGACCGGATCCATGCCTACTCAAGGTTCTGGGGGGTTTGGCTCAAGCGAGGCGTGCACATCTATGACTAG
- a CDS encoding alpha/beta hydrolase → MSDRGPHRQDTETFSFAQVQANQVSFRVAMAWAGERLVLCLHGFPESAISWRHQMQPLVQAGYCVWAPDLRGYGGTARPTGIETYSIESLMEDVGGLLDAAQVKRAILVGHDWGGIIAWYYAMRHPSRIEALVIMNAPHPACFEREVQRWRQLHRSWYMGLFQVPWLPELALSAGRGYVIGQIFERMAMDRRYLPNEIVDVYRQQACEPGALTAMINYYRAAFRGGGAWRQRSLGYPKIPVPTLVMWGLQDQALVAQNLDGLNEHVDDLRVVTMADAGHFVHEDQPELVTHTLLAWLREKRAC, encoded by the coding sequence ATGAGCGACAGAGGCCCACATAGGCAAGACACCGAGACGTTCTCGTTTGCTCAGGTCCAGGCCAATCAGGTGTCGTTTCGGGTCGCTATGGCCTGGGCCGGAGAGCGATTGGTGCTCTGTCTCCATGGCTTTCCGGAATCGGCCATCTCCTGGCGGCATCAGATGCAGCCATTGGTACAAGCTGGGTATTGCGTTTGGGCTCCTGACCTGCGCGGATACGGCGGGACGGCGCGCCCGACCGGCATCGAGACCTACTCGATCGAATCGTTGATGGAGGATGTCGGCGGGCTCCTCGATGCGGCACAGGTGAAACGAGCTATCCTCGTCGGACACGACTGGGGAGGAATCATCGCCTGGTACTATGCGATGCGGCACCCAAGCCGTATCGAAGCCCTGGTGATCATGAATGCGCCCCACCCCGCTTGTTTTGAACGGGAAGTTCAGCGCTGGCGTCAATTGCACCGCTCCTGGTACATGGGATTGTTCCAAGTGCCGTGGCTCCCGGAGCTGGCCCTGTCCGCCGGTCGTGGGTACGTGATCGGGCAGATTTTTGAGCGTATGGCGATGGATCGTCGATATCTGCCGAACGAAATCGTGGACGTGTATCGGCAACAGGCCTGCGAGCCCGGGGCCTTGACGGCCATGATCAATTATTATCGAGCCGCGTTCCGAGGTGGAGGTGCGTGGCGTCAACGCAGCCTGGGGTATCCAAAAATCCCTGTCCCAACGCTCGTGATGTGGGGACTGCAAGATCAGGCGCTCGTGGCACAGAATCTCGACGGACTGAATGAGCATGTCGACGACCTACGGGTCGTCACGATGGCGGACGCCGGACATTTCGTCCATGAAGATCAACCAGAATTGGTGACACATACCCTCCTGGCCTGGCTCCGTGAGAAACGTGCCTGCTGA
- a CDS encoding rhodanese-like domain-containing protein, which translates to MNKTVLLPVMLALPLTLSLPLPILAQSAPPAVMQKVEASQKHVRTIGMDEYRKLVENPGAALIVDVREPQEFSAGHVPGAINIPRGRIESQIWDYVGSSDQADKERPIILQCQSGKRATLASQTLQELGFTQTTVVLMNLNDWQKVGNPFVK; encoded by the coding sequence ATGAACAAAACAGTGCTGTTGCCGGTAATGCTTGCTCTTCCTCTCACCCTAAGCCTTCCGTTGCCGATTCTTGCGCAAAGCGCCCCCCCTGCCGTCATGCAGAAAGTAGAGGCGTCGCAGAAGCACGTGAGGACAATCGGCATGGATGAGTATCGGAAGCTTGTCGAGAATCCTGGCGCAGCACTCATCGTGGATGTGCGCGAGCCTCAGGAGTTTTCAGCTGGGCATGTACCGGGAGCCATCAACATTCCGCGAGGCCGTATCGAATCTCAAATCTGGGACTACGTCGGTTCCTCCGACCAGGCGGACAAGGAACGACCGATCATCCTTCAGTGCCAAAGCGGCAAGCGCGCGACCCTGGCGTCCCAGACACTCCAAGAGCTCGGCTTCACGCAGACGACCGTCGTGCTTATGAATCTCAACGACTGGCAAAAGGTTGGAAATCCATTCGTGAAATAA
- a CDS encoding HAMP domain-containing protein: protein MTMQTSFSQSLFQSRIGRRILGLFVLSALVPTSILGWVSYRQVTEQLIVQTSARLKQESKSQGMVLYSHLLTLAADLDRLAAELPHDGTVTEDVTITASVKELGRRFQEIRLLAVSASDRHGLSAAQVAHLREGKALLEIHPSSEHLPQLTLLRVINPDRWEAGLLSAHIDETALWSTQVKETLPGNTDLIVEDGARQAIYSTFSQPVTLPDFRRHDSGDPMGEGAMWHKGSEEYVAGAWSMPLRHTFFMEPWVIVLSQNRQSALAPVEQFRHTFLLVIASALSAVVLLSLAQIRRSLHPVAILQDGTARLADGDFSTRVTVTSHDEFEELASSFNSMTGKLSQQFHMLETISAIGQAILSSHEPAAMVRIVQSRITETITCDAIGMFLVDPTIRGPTSFPCGFSVVRQTN from the coding sequence GTGACCATGCAGACCTCGTTTTCTCAATCGCTCTTCCAGAGCCGTATTGGACGCCGCATTCTCGGACTCTTCGTCCTCTCCGCCCTTGTCCCCACCTCGATTCTCGGCTGGGTCTCGTACCGCCAGGTCACAGAACAGCTCATCGTGCAAACCTCGGCTCGACTCAAGCAAGAGAGCAAGTCTCAAGGGATGGTGCTCTACAGCCACCTCCTGACCTTGGCGGCTGATCTGGACCGCCTCGCGGCCGAACTGCCGCACGACGGAACCGTCACGGAGGATGTGACCATCACTGCGTCCGTGAAGGAGCTTGGGCGACGATTCCAAGAAATTCGTCTTCTGGCTGTGTCGGCGTCTGATCGACATGGCCTCTCCGCCGCACAGGTTGCGCATCTGCGAGAAGGCAAAGCGTTACTGGAGATTCACCCTTCTTCGGAGCACCTTCCACAACTCACCCTCCTTCGTGTCATCAATCCAGATCGCTGGGAAGCCGGCCTGCTGTCTGCGCACATTGATGAAACGGCCTTGTGGAGCACGCAGGTCAAAGAAACGCTCCCGGGGAATACGGACCTGATCGTCGAAGACGGGGCACGACAGGCCATCTACTCCACGTTCTCGCAGCCGGTCACCCTCCCCGATTTTCGTCGGCACGACAGTGGGGATCCGATGGGCGAAGGGGCCATGTGGCACAAAGGCAGTGAAGAGTATGTCGCCGGAGCCTGGTCCATGCCGCTCCGCCACACCTTCTTCATGGAACCATGGGTGATTGTTCTGAGCCAAAACCGGCAGTCGGCACTGGCTCCGGTCGAACAATTCCGCCATACGTTTTTGCTCGTCATTGCGTCTGCCTTGAGTGCCGTGGTGCTGCTTAGTCTGGCGCAGATTCGGCGCAGTTTGCATCCTGTGGCGATCCTTCAAGACGGCACCGCTCGCCTGGCCGACGGCGATTTCTCCACTCGTGTGACGGTCACCAGCCACGATGAATTCGAGGAGCTGGCAAGTTCATTCAACAGCATGACCGGGAAGCTGAGCCAGCAGTTCCACATGTTGGAAACGATCTCGGCCATCGGTCAGGCCATTCTCTCCAGCCATGAACCGGCGGCCATGGTGAGAATCGTCCAGTCGCGTATCACTGAAACCATCACGTGCGATGCCATCGGTATGTTCCTTGTGGACCCGACGATACGGGGCCCAACGAGCTTTCCGTGCGGTTTCTCAGTAGTCAGGCAGACGAACTGA
- a CDS encoding DUF4347 domain-containing protein, with translation MLKLFKKTRDAAATSQPNKKNPSSSSSVKQSLLSLEPRLMFDAAAAATASEVASEQVAQEQAEAAVSSDSAADGRTTDQVESQGVLDAIATYHPGESRAEVVFVDPTVPNYQELLSGMDPNIEVIMLDGGQDGVEQMATTLSGRSGIDAIHLISHGSAGQLQLGTGTLNADSMPGEYADELATIQQSLSEQADILVYGCDFAEGDTGQAAVNLLAELTGADVQASTDLTGHLSLGGDWEFEVSTGTIETALAVDYDAQMNWAGLLGTETVKDTFSGKSYANNNGTESWSSGWSERDADGGEASGGDVQINSGQLRIDTDSVGTAVSRGVDLSHATRATLTFHYTNRLSGGDRIELRVSTDGGANYQTLRGGIFSNTTNPGGGTASFDLSGYMSANTRIQFLVTGTGGGDRLFVDNVQVSYDTGVVSEAPTDLSLSANMVPENAVTGTVIGTVSSTDPDAGDAKTYSLTDTAGGRFAIDPTTGVLTVADGSLLNYERATTHTVTVQVTDADGQSLERAVDIHVTNIVETFVLSGNETLRASDGPFENVIINGGYLEIDGDVQIKGDLTITRATRINGGTLSVTGDVTTTDTSYTGSAVIVLAGDGPQTISTGGRTGELCHLSIANSSGQVTIEGALQLSGHYTDNGNTVDATGATVELQANARITAAATRFGDVTLNGGYLEIDGDVQIKGDLTITRATRINGGTLSVTGDVTTTDTSYTGSAVIVLAGDGPQTISTGGRTGELCHLSIANSSGQVTIEGALQLSGHYTDNGNTVDATGATVELQANARITAAATRFGDVTLNGGYLEIDGDVQIKGDLTITRATRINGGTLSVTGDVTTTDTSYTGSAVIVLAGDGPQTISTGGRTGELCHLSIANSSGQVTIEGALQLSGHYTDNGNTVDATGATVELQANARITAAATRFGDMTLNGRYLELGRDIYVEGDLTINNLVRLNGGTIYVAGQIAENDRIWSGTGDIQPWVRNQAPTDLALEGGTVVERAVNGSLVGTVSGTDPDAGDTTTYSLTDTAGGRFAIDPTTGVLTVADGRLLNYEAATTHTVTVRVTDHGGLSYDETFTIQVSNVNEATTMPLEGSTVDEGLVSSLFINAEATQSGSSQTVDVPSDHHNEVTEAESYLLNDAPDTAEANTHPVSTVEPFTTGHKTTQDTHEQVPIQGRDGQQAASPGIPVPTGVTDSTDFPDNLPQESGPWPWSQSDGVETAQNESAGLGLSMAVGLAGLVGQGSQGTKEKLMSVKAQLQALHQKNPSENTSQRAAENKNKEPAPEG, from the coding sequence ATGCTTAAACTGTTCAAAAAAACACGGGATGCCGCTGCAACGTCTCAGCCAAACAAGAAGAATCCGTCTTCATCCTCCAGCGTGAAACAATCGCTTCTTTCACTTGAACCACGACTCATGTTTGATGCCGCCGCCGCCGCGACGGCGTCTGAAGTGGCATCGGAACAGGTGGCCCAAGAGCAGGCTGAGGCCGCCGTCTCTTCCGACAGCGCCGCCGACGGTCGGACGACAGACCAGGTCGAATCGCAGGGAGTGCTTGATGCGATCGCCACCTATCATCCAGGTGAGTCCAGGGCCGAGGTCGTGTTCGTCGATCCCACCGTGCCGAACTACCAGGAACTCCTCAGCGGCATGGATCCGAATATCGAAGTGATCATGCTCGATGGGGGACAAGATGGTGTGGAACAAATGGCAACCACCTTGTCCGGCCGGAGCGGAATCGATGCCATTCACCTGATCTCCCATGGAAGTGCCGGCCAGCTGCAGTTGGGAACAGGCACGCTGAACGCTGACAGCATGCCCGGCGAGTACGCAGATGAGTTGGCCACGATCCAGCAGTCTCTCTCAGAACAAGCCGATATTCTCGTCTACGGCTGCGACTTTGCCGAGGGAGACACGGGACAGGCCGCGGTCAATCTGCTGGCAGAATTGACGGGCGCCGACGTGCAAGCCAGTACCGATCTCACGGGCCACCTCTCGCTCGGCGGGGATTGGGAGTTCGAAGTCAGCACAGGCACCATCGAAACCGCGCTGGCCGTTGATTACGATGCGCAGATGAATTGGGCAGGGCTCTTGGGAACTGAGACAGTCAAAGACACCTTCTCGGGTAAATCCTATGCCAACAACAACGGAACAGAATCCTGGTCCTCCGGCTGGTCCGAAAGAGATGCGGATGGAGGAGAGGCAAGCGGCGGTGACGTGCAAATCAATTCAGGTCAGTTACGCATCGATACCGATTCCGTCGGAACTGCCGTCAGTCGAGGGGTCGATCTGAGTCACGCCACGCGCGCGACGTTAACGTTTCACTACACCAATCGGTTGAGTGGTGGTGATCGTATCGAACTACGCGTGTCGACTGATGGTGGAGCCAACTACCAGACCCTACGCGGGGGCATCTTTTCCAATACGACCAACCCAGGTGGTGGTACCGCGAGCTTCGACCTTTCCGGATACATGTCCGCCAATACCAGAATCCAGTTTCTCGTGACCGGAACAGGTGGAGGCGACCGGCTGTTTGTGGACAATGTTCAAGTCAGTTACGACACTGGAGTGGTGAGCGAAGCTCCGACGGACTTGAGCCTCTCAGCCAACATGGTGCCCGAGAACGCGGTGACCGGGACGGTCATCGGTACGGTCAGCAGCACGGACCCCGATGCCGGCGACGCCAAGACCTATTCATTGACAGACACCGCAGGCGGCCGGTTTGCCATCGATCCCACGACAGGCGTGCTCACCGTGGCGGATGGAAGCTTGCTGAACTATGAGCGCGCCACTACGCACACGGTCACGGTTCAGGTGACAGACGCCGACGGTCAGTCACTCGAGCGCGCCGTCGACATTCACGTCACGAACATTGTCGAGACCTTTGTACTCTCAGGCAACGAAACCCTCCGCGCCTCCGACGGACCGTTTGAGAATGTCATCATCAACGGCGGCTACCTCGAGATCGATGGTGACGTCCAAATCAAAGGTGACCTGACGATCACCCGGGCGACGCGGATCAACGGCGGCACGCTGTCCGTGACCGGCGACGTGACGACCACGGACACCAGCTACACCGGCTCGGCGGTGATCGTGCTGGCCGGGGATGGACCGCAGACGATCTCGACGGGCGGCCGAACCGGCGAGCTCTGTCATCTCTCGATCGCGAACTCGTCGGGTCAGGTGACGATCGAGGGCGCCCTGCAGCTTTCCGGCCATTACACAGACAACGGCAACACGGTCGACGCGACGGGCGCCACCGTCGAGCTCCAGGCCAATGCCCGCATCACAGCCGCCGCGACACGCTTCGGGGACGTGACGCTCAACGGCGGCTACCTCGAGATCGATGGTGACGTCCAAATCAAAGGTGACCTGACGATCACCCGGGCGACGCGGATCAACGGCGGCACGCTGTCCGTGACCGGCGACGTGACGACCACGGACACCAGCTACACCGGCTCGGCGGTGATCGTGCTGGCCGGGGATGGACCGCAGACGATCTCGACGGGCGGCCGAACCGGCGAGCTCTGTCATCTCTCGATCGCGAACTCGTCGGGTCAGGTGACGATCGAGGGCGCCCTGCAGCTTTCCGGCCATTACACAGACAACGGCAACACGGTCGACGCGACGGGCGCCACCGTCGAGCTCCAGGCCAATGCCCGCATCACAGCCGCCGCGACACGCTTCGGGGACGTGACGCTCAACGGCGGCTACCTCGAGATCGATGGTGACGTCCAAATCAAAGGTGACCTGACGATCACCCGGGCGACGCGGATCAACGGCGGCACGCTGTCCGTGACCGGCGACGTGACGACCACGGACACCAGCTACACCGGCTCGGCGGTGATCGTGCTGGCCGGGGATGGACCGCAGACGATCTCGACGGGCGGCCGAACCGGCGAGCTCTGTCATCTCTCGATCGCGAACTCGTCGGGTCAGGTGACGATCGAGGGCGCCCTGCAGCTTTCCGGCCATTACACAGACAACGGCAACACGGTCGACGCGACGGGCGCCACCGTCGAGCTCCAGGCCAATGCCCGCATCACAGCCGCCGCGACACGCTTCGGGGACATGACGCTCAACGGCCGCTACCTCGAGCTCGGTAGGGACATCTATGTGGAGGGTGACCTCACCATTAACAATTTGGTCCGTCTGAACGGTGGAACAATCTACGTCGCGGGTCAGATCGCTGAGAACGATCGAATCTGGTCCGGAACAGGTGACATCCAGCCATGGGTGAGAAATCAGGCCCCGACAGATCTCGCACTTGAAGGTGGGACTGTCGTCGAGCGCGCCGTCAATGGCAGCCTCGTAGGCACGGTGAGTGGCACGGACCCCGATGCCGGCGACACCACAACCTACAGTCTGACCGACACGGCCGGCGGGCGCTTTGCGATCGACCCCACGACCGGCGTGCTCACCGTCGCCGATGGCCGTCTGCTGAACTATGAAGCCGCGACCACCCACACGGTCACGGTCCGCGTCACGGACCACGGCGGCCTCAGTTACGACGAGACGTTCACGATCCAGGTGAGCAACGTGAATGAGGCCACGACGATGCCTTTGGAAGGGAGCACCGTCGACGAAGGTCTGGTGAGTTCGTTGTTTATCAACGCCGAGGCTACCCAATCCGGATCAAGTCAGACGGTAGATGTGCCATCTGATCATCACAACGAGGTGACCGAAGCCGAGTCGTATCTTCTCAATGACGCTCCTGACACAGCTGAGGCGAACACCCACCCAGTCTCGACAGTTGAGCCTTTCACGACCGGACACAAGACTACGCAGGATACTCATGAACAAGTGCCCATCCAGGGAAGAGATGGACAGCAAGCCGCATCGCCTGGAATACCCGTACCCACAGGGGTTACGGATTCGACGGACTTTCCGGATAATCTCCCCCAGGAATCCGGTCCATGGCCTTGGTCGCAGTCTGACGGGGTGGAAACGGCACAGAATGAATCTGCCGGTCTCGGTCTCTCGATGGCTGTCGGTTTAGCCGGTCTGGTAGGGCAGGGCAGTCAGGGAACGAAAGAAAAGTTGATGTCGGTGAAAGCCCAGCTTCAGGCGCTTCATCAGAAGAACCCGTCTGAAAACACCTCTCAACGAGCAGCTGAAAACAAGAACAAAGAGCCTGCGCCGGAAGGGTGA
- a CDS encoding prepilin-type N-terminal cleavage/methylation domain-containing protein, producing MNYEPLDGQRVKWRDTPRSRQSRTVTPNGFTLIELMLAVSIVGILASLAVPNYVDFLEKARVARAISELHALAKEVKGFAIGGGGYPDTLAQIGRSTMLDPWGSPYRYYRINCATDVEITNLAKLKLRKKRPPRVLLADHSLTAYDGWHVSVAVDHGDHDDLLHFVQGAGGGGGAGGGGGAGGGGGAGGGGGPPCGGVGGARKDRFLVPLNSDFDVYSMGKDRDSENPLSPPKSHDDVLRASDGGFYGLGKNF from the coding sequence ATGAACTACGAACCTCTAGACGGCCAGAGGGTGAAATGGCGAGATACTCCACGATCACGGCAGTCTCGTACGGTCACCCCCAACGGGTTCACCCTCATCGAACTGATGCTTGCGGTGTCGATCGTCGGCATCTTGGCGTCGCTCGCCGTGCCCAACTACGTCGACTTTCTCGAGAAGGCGCGGGTGGCCAGAGCCATCTCTGAATTGCATGCTCTTGCAAAAGAAGTCAAAGGATTCGCGATCGGAGGAGGAGGCTATCCGGACACCCTGGCCCAAATCGGGCGCAGCACCATGCTGGATCCCTGGGGAAGTCCGTATCGATACTACCGCATCAACTGTGCGACTGATGTTGAGATCACCAATCTGGCCAAACTGAAACTGCGTAAGAAACGTCCACCGCGGGTGCTGCTGGCCGATCATTCCCTCACGGCCTACGATGGCTGGCACGTCTCCGTTGCCGTCGATCATGGAGACCATGATGACCTCCTGCACTTTGTACAAGGAGCAGGCGGTGGTGGTGGGGCTGGTGGCGGGGGTGGAGCAGGAGGCGGAGGTGGAGCCGGGGGTGGCGGCGGCCCGCCCTGTGGCGGCGTCGGAGGAGCCAGGAAGGACCGGTTTCTCGTTCCGCTCAACTCGGACTTCGATGTCTACAGTATGGGCAAGGATCGAGATTCAGAAAATCCTCTGTCGCCCCCGAAAAGCCACGACGATGTCCTTCGTGCGAGTGACGGCGGGTTTTACGGATTGGGCAAGAACTTCTAG
- a CDS encoding methyl-accepting chemotaxis protein — protein sequence MDQKSGGIMIGMFQRRQLFVHPVQYWFVVTTLMYFACLLIVLYAVVFLPMAQPLYDTSVSWEQHAQIAAQFLELNERIWPWLIITFLVLLLHSMYFMHRIAGPLYRFGTLFRSIGTGQLHQRARLRKHDYLHREAQAFNAMLDNLENRIQTINLHSALVTQAYEAVALRAQEPSSWHIHAALQSLEEEIRGFKACLADFDLPSVKPSEQQRLAFLDGTSTDPSPKKKAA from the coding sequence GTGGACCAGAAAAGCGGTGGAATCATGATCGGGATGTTTCAGCGAAGACAGTTGTTCGTGCATCCGGTGCAGTACTGGTTCGTGGTCACGACCTTGATGTACTTCGCCTGTCTGTTGATCGTGCTGTATGCCGTCGTGTTCTTGCCGATGGCACAGCCGCTCTATGATACGTCCGTGTCGTGGGAACAGCATGCTCAGATTGCGGCACAATTTCTCGAGCTGAATGAACGGATCTGGCCCTGGCTGATCATCACGTTCCTCGTCTTGCTCCTCCACTCCATGTACTTCATGCATCGCATCGCCGGCCCGCTCTATCGGTTCGGGACCCTCTTTCGGTCGATCGGAACCGGTCAGCTGCATCAACGGGCCAGATTGCGCAAACACGATTACCTCCATCGGGAAGCGCAAGCCTTCAATGCCATGCTCGACAATCTGGAAAACCGGATCCAGACCATCAATCTCCATTCGGCGCTCGTGACTCAGGCCTATGAAGCGGTTGCCCTGCGGGCGCAGGAGCCGTCCTCCTGGCACATCCATGCGGCGCTACAGAGCCTTGAGGAGGAGATCAGAGGATTCAAGGCCTGTTTAGCCGATTTCGACCTCCCATCAGTGAAACCATCAGAACAGCAGCGGCTTGCATTTCTCGACGGGACGTCGACAGACCCCTCACCCAAGAAGAAGGCGGCCTAG
- a CDS encoding nuclear transport factor 2 family protein: MLALLVRSLLVVFLGFPPIAIASDSSDPESAIRRMIQANAEKDLPTLSQLMAHDTDIISYAVAGRKYIGWAELEQGMRDEFVNATKLEIPIKELKVWARGDLAWYAMELDYIRYMQEGAELRRTVLPMRETGVLERREGRWQLLSWHESFRSANLVGALSPSSADSRERRTGTRQYSGEPDVSGTWEILEVEDDKRYQATLDRDGNGPYSQHGGRFTTTKIAGRLWEGMWHQSGNDREGGFQLQLSDNGTEAKGIWWYTRVGKQKGIPPREHGGTYHWKKPIPSSDGAR, from the coding sequence ATGTTGGCACTCCTTGTACGCTCTCTCCTTGTGGTATTTCTTGGGTTCCCCCCGATCGCCATCGCGTCGGACAGTTCCGATCCAGAGTCAGCCATTCGGAGGATGATCCAAGCCAACGCAGAAAAGGACCTACCGACTCTCTCCCAACTGATGGCCCATGACACCGACATCATCAGTTACGCGGTGGCCGGACGGAAGTACATCGGGTGGGCCGAACTGGAACAGGGCATGCGGGATGAGTTCGTCAACGCCACGAAACTTGAGATTCCAATCAAGGAACTCAAGGTCTGGGCAAGAGGAGATCTTGCCTGGTACGCGATGGAGCTGGATTACATCCGCTACATGCAAGAGGGGGCCGAGCTCAGACGTACCGTGCTTCCCATGCGAGAAACAGGTGTCCTTGAACGTCGCGAGGGCCGCTGGCAACTGTTGTCGTGGCACGAATCATTTCGATCGGCGAATCTCGTCGGGGCGTTGAGTCCATCATCGGCAGATTCGCGGGAACGTCGTACCGGCACGCGACAATACTCAGGTGAACCGGATGTGAGCGGTACGTGGGAGATCCTCGAAGTCGAGGATGACAAACGGTACCAGGCGACTCTCGACCGGGACGGGAACGGTCCCTACAGTCAGCACGGCGGGCGGTTTACAACCACCAAGATTGCCGGACGTCTGTGGGAGGGGATGTGGCATCAATCCGGTAATGACCGAGAAGGCGGGTTTCAACTCCAGCTGTCAGACAATGGTACGGAAGCGAAAGGCATCTGGTGGTACACCAGGGTCGGTAAGCAAAAAGGTATTCCGCCTCGAGAGCATGGGGGCACCTACCACTGGAAGAAGCCGATACCCTCCTCCGACGGAGCCCGATGA